The Vulpes vulpes isolate BD-2025 chromosome 8, VulVul3, whole genome shotgun sequence genome has a window encoding:
- the LOC140599889 gene encoding uncharacterized protein, with the protein MMMMMMMGRRKKKKNHHSAASRQLLRATRTAARQSPRAAPPEAIVPQARERAGAGAEGVPPPPGRSPGAAGTRRRAAARYLQTPRGRPGSASRRRIRSLSEPSCQPPPPQRPPATRGVLSAPSARPPPPPPPRPSSPDSHPHRALVRGAPHAGGRRPRHRRAEARPEARRSGAADQRQGAAASPPPRSSHVGRLNGKVAAALRQEEEEVIHGRRTPAPLPRSPPRQVLGAGTTRLTGERGGGGGGGGGARRPPAAS; encoded by the coding sequence atgatgatgatgatgatgatgggaagaagaaaaaaaaaaaaaaaccaccacagcGCAGCGAGCAGGCAGCTCCTCCGGGCGACCCGCACAGCGGCCAGGCAGTCGCCCAGGGCCGCCCCACCTGAGGCGATTGTGCCTCAGGCGCGagagcgggcgggggcgggcgccgagggcgtcccccccccccccgggaggaGTCCGGGCgccgcggggacccggcgtcgcGCAGCCGCCCGCTACCTGCAAACGCCTCGGGGTCGCCCCGGGAGCGCCAGCCGGCGGCGGATCCGCAGCCTCAGCGAACCCAGCTGCCAGCCGCCGCCCCCTCAGCGGCCGCCGGCGACCCGGGGCGTCCTCTCCGCGCCCTcagcccgcccgccgccgccgccgccgccgcgcccgtcCTCACCTGACAGCCACCCGCACCGAGCTCTCGTCCGGGGCGCCCCACATGCCGGCGGCCGGCGTCCGCGGCACCGCAGAGCTGAGGCTCGGCCGGAGGCGCGGCGCTCGGGCGCAGCCGACCAGCGACAGGGGGCGGCAGCCTCACCTCCGCCGCGCTCCAGCCATGTTGGGCGACTGAATGGAAAGGTGGCGGCGGCgctgaggcaggaggaggaggaggtgattCACGGCCGGCGGACGCCCGCCCCtctcccccgctcccccccccgccAGGTCCTGGGGGCGGGGACGACGCGCTTGACGggcgagcgcggcggcggcggcggcggcggcggcggagcccGCAGGCCGCCCGCGGCGTCCTGA